One window from the genome of Ensifer canadensis encodes:
- a CDS encoding DHA2 family efflux MFS transporter permease subunit has translation MTMVVIAIPERERSTTGALLVIGIVLAALTEAIASTVLSLGRSDIIGDTYATPDEFAWLDVGYTSFKLIGFMTAPWLLSRIHPLRLIIASTLAMGLACAIAAMATRLDLLVVLRVIQGFSGGTLLVGGQAIIFLAYPRTRQPILQALFAMGAVVAPATIAPALQGWLLDSQSWTWIFYSIVPVALGAAGLLPIVDMPMPAKAAHRPFDWIGFTLMSVALFSLTYVLSQGSRWDWLEEPRILWLTVIGMATLLAFLGQQVLAKGQGLLDFTLFRSEDFSFAFIVSFVAGAALFGSAFLIPSFAVSVLAFTPTDAGQLLLPSGALFIGALLLAAYLMQARHLPPFATVPFGILMIMVAMWMLSGSTSESGADDMMAAVLLRGLGLGFLFLSITLIAFSNLNSRNLASGIGLFNTGRQLGGLIGVAGLQTLIDHNVAANVAVLAADVTGGEIAVLERLKITTAMLMAKGMEGAAASRAATSLLGRAVTSQSTVIAFDTAFNAVALLFLFAAPVLVAIKIGLAKYAKAHVRQSQGEEVQL, from the coding sequence ATGACAATGGTCGTCATCGCGATCCCGGAGCGTGAGAGATCGACGACAGGCGCGCTTCTGGTCATTGGCATTGTGCTTGCCGCCCTGACGGAGGCGATCGCCAGCACCGTCCTGTCGCTCGGGCGTAGTGATATCATCGGCGACACCTATGCAACGCCAGACGAGTTCGCCTGGCTGGATGTCGGATACACCAGTTTCAAACTCATCGGCTTCATGACGGCCCCCTGGCTGCTCAGCCGCATCCATCCCTTGCGCCTGATTATTGCCTCGACCCTTGCCATGGGCTTGGCGTGCGCCATCGCCGCCATGGCCACTCGCCTGGACTTGCTGGTCGTCCTTCGAGTAATTCAGGGCTTCTCCGGCGGCACCCTGTTGGTCGGCGGTCAGGCGATTATTTTCCTCGCCTATCCCAGAACTCGTCAACCAATCCTGCAAGCGTTGTTCGCCATGGGGGCCGTTGTCGCGCCAGCGACGATCGCCCCAGCGCTTCAGGGATGGTTGCTCGACAGCCAGTCCTGGACATGGATCTTCTACAGTATTGTCCCGGTGGCGCTCGGCGCCGCCGGGCTTCTACCGATCGTAGACATGCCAATGCCGGCAAAAGCGGCGCATCGCCCGTTTGACTGGATCGGTTTTACACTGATGTCCGTCGCGCTCTTTTCGCTCACGTATGTCCTCAGCCAGGGAAGTCGATGGGATTGGCTCGAGGAGCCTCGGATCCTGTGGCTAACGGTGATTGGCATGGCCACGCTGCTGGCGTTTCTTGGCCAACAGGTGCTGGCAAAGGGGCAGGGTCTGCTCGATTTTACCCTGTTCCGGTCGGAGGATTTCAGCTTCGCCTTCATCGTCAGCTTCGTTGCCGGCGCCGCACTGTTCGGGAGCGCCTTCCTCATTCCCTCATTCGCCGTGTCCGTTCTCGCATTCACGCCCACCGACGCTGGGCAGCTCTTGTTGCCGAGCGGTGCACTTTTCATCGGCGCGCTCCTGCTGGCTGCCTATCTCATGCAGGCCCGCCACCTTCCTCCGTTTGCCACGGTGCCCTTCGGCATCCTGATGATCATGGTCGCGATGTGGATGCTGTCCGGCTCGACCAGCGAGAGCGGCGCGGACGACATGATGGCGGCGGTCCTGTTGCGCGGTCTGGGTCTCGGCTTCCTGTTTCTATCGATCACCCTGATCGCATTCAGCAACCTTAACAGCCGCAATCTTGCCTCCGGGATCGGCCTCTTCAATACCGGTCGCCAGCTTGGTGGACTGATCGGGGTCGCAGGGCTGCAAACATTGATAGACCATAACGTTGCCGCCAATGTCGCTGTGCTTGCCGCCGACGTGACCGGAGGGGAGATCGCGGTGCTCGAACGACTGAAGATCACGACAGCTATGCTGATGGCGAAAGGGATGGAAGGAGCTGCCGCTAGCCGGGCAGCAACGAGCCTTCTGGGCCGGGCGGTCACAAGTCAATCGACGGTGATTGCCTTCGACACTGCCTTCAACGCCGTCGCACTGCTTTTTCTGTTTGCCGCCCCGGTGCTGGTCGCCATCAAGATCGGATTGGCAAAATATGCAAAGGCACACGTTCGGCAATCGCAAGGCGAAGAAGTCCAATTGTAA
- a CDS encoding SDR family oxidoreductase → MKIVVIGGTGLIGSKLVKNLRERGHDVLPASPNTGVNTITREGLAGAMDGAEIVVDVANAPVWEDKAVLEFFETSGRNLLAAEAAAGVRHHVALSIVGSERLPDNGYFRAKIAQENLIKASGIPYTILRATQFFEFVGGIAQSADVDGEIRLSPALFQPIASDDVAAALTDVALAPPINGTVEVAGPEAVPLDELVRRFLKAKHDTRKVVPDVHARYFGAVLNDQSLTPGDKPRLGMIRFEDWLGQQVTH, encoded by the coding sequence ATGAAGATCGTCGTCATCGGAGGCACCGGCCTCATTGGATCGAAACTTGTGAAGAACCTGCGCGAGCGCGGTCATGACGTGCTGCCTGCCTCTCCCAATACCGGCGTGAACACTATCACCCGCGAGGGGCTCGCGGGAGCGATGGATGGCGCCGAGATCGTCGTCGACGTGGCGAATGCGCCGGTCTGGGAAGACAAGGCCGTTCTCGAGTTTTTCGAGACCTCGGGTCGTAATCTATTGGCGGCCGAAGCCGCTGCCGGCGTTCGCCATCACGTTGCCCTGTCGATCGTCGGCAGCGAACGCCTTCCGGACAACGGTTATTTCCGGGCCAAGATCGCGCAGGAAAACCTGATCAAGGCGTCCGGCATTCCCTACACCATCCTGCGCGCCACGCAGTTCTTCGAGTTTGTCGGCGGCATCGCGCAATCGGCCGACGTCGACGGCGAGATCCGCCTGTCGCCGGCGCTGTTCCAGCCGATTGCGTCCGACGATGTGGCGGCGGCGCTCACCGATGTCGCACTCGCACCGCCGATCAACGGCACGGTCGAAGTCGCCGGCCCCGAGGCCGTTCCGCTCGATGAACTGGTGAGGCGCTTCCTCAAGGCAAAGCATGACACGCGCAAGGTCGTGCCGGACGTTCACGCACGCTACTTCGGTGCGGTGCTTAACGATCAGTCGCTGACACCAGGCGACAAACCGCGCCTCGGCATGATCCGCTTCGAGGACTGGCTCGGCCAGCAAGTCACACACTGA
- a CDS encoding winged helix-turn-helix domain-containing tetratricopeptide repeat protein, with amino-acid sequence MQFMFADYVLDRERRELTLRGQVVAVGPQVFDLLLHLVVNRNRVVSKDDLLEAVWSGRIVSESTITSHINAVRKAIGDSGEEQCLVRTIARKGFRFVGEITVDETGKTRQPGVHGATEQALGKLQEQPSALVLPDKPSITVLPFQHLSGDPEQEYFADGVVEDIITALSRIRWLFVIARNSSFTYKGRTVDVKEVGRELGVRYVLEGSLRKAGNQVRITGQLIDATTGAHLWAERFEGALDNIFDLQDQISASVVGAISPQLERVEIERAKRKPTESLDAYDYYLRGMAKLHIGTREAIEAALALFYKAIELDPDFSSAYGGAAWCHFWRKLNGWMVDRNHEIAEGVRLARLAVELGRDDAVALTRAGHALGHLTGDVDGGIALIDRARLLNPNFAPAWFLGGALRVFRGETENAIEDLAHAVRLSPLDPEMFRMEAATSLAYFFDGRFDSASSWAEKALGNLPSLLVAVALLASSHALAGRLVEARQAMRRLRALDPSLRIANLKDWLPIHRPEDYARFADGLRLSGLPE; translated from the coding sequence TTGCAGTTCATGTTTGCAGACTACGTGCTTGATCGGGAGCGCAGGGAACTGACCCTGCGCGGGCAAGTCGTGGCAGTCGGACCGCAGGTGTTCGATCTTCTGCTCCACCTGGTGGTGAACCGCAACCGCGTCGTCAGCAAGGACGACTTGCTGGAGGCGGTGTGGAGCGGTCGGATTGTCTCGGAATCGACGATCACCAGCCACATCAATGCGGTTCGCAAGGCCATCGGCGACAGTGGCGAGGAGCAGTGCCTGGTTCGCACGATCGCGCGCAAGGGTTTCCGCTTCGTCGGCGAAATCACCGTCGATGAGACCGGTAAGACGCGACAACCCGGCGTGCACGGCGCCACCGAGCAGGCCCTGGGAAAATTGCAGGAGCAGCCGTCCGCGCTTGTCCTTCCCGACAAGCCCTCCATTACCGTCCTGCCGTTCCAGCACCTGAGCGGCGATCCGGAGCAGGAGTATTTCGCCGACGGCGTGGTCGAGGACATCATCACGGCACTGTCGCGCATCCGCTGGCTGTTCGTCATCGCGCGCAACTCGAGCTTTACCTACAAGGGCCGGACGGTGGACGTGAAGGAAGTCGGCCGGGAACTGGGCGTGCGCTACGTGCTGGAAGGCAGCCTGCGCAAGGCGGGCAACCAGGTGCGCATCACCGGCCAGTTGATCGACGCCACGACCGGGGCGCATCTCTGGGCAGAGCGCTTCGAGGGCGCGCTCGACAACATTTTCGACCTTCAGGATCAGATTTCGGCCAGTGTCGTCGGCGCGATCTCACCGCAACTCGAGCGCGTGGAAATCGAGCGCGCCAAACGCAAGCCGACGGAAAGCCTTGACGCCTACGACTATTACCTGCGCGGCATGGCGAAACTGCACATCGGAACCCGCGAAGCGATCGAGGCAGCGTTGGCCCTTTTCTACAAGGCGATCGAGCTCGACCCCGACTTTTCATCGGCCTATGGCGGGGCGGCCTGGTGCCATTTCTGGCGCAAGCTGAACGGCTGGATGGTCGACCGGAACCACGAGATCGCCGAAGGCGTGCGGCTGGCGCGGCTGGCGGTGGAGCTGGGTCGCGATGATGCGGTGGCATTAACGAGAGCCGGCCACGCGCTCGGGCATCTCACCGGCGACGTCGACGGCGGCATTGCGCTCATCGACAGGGCACGGCTACTCAATCCGAACTTCGCCCCCGCCTGGTTCCTCGGCGGGGCTCTGCGTGTCTTCCGTGGCGAAACGGAAAACGCCATCGAGGATCTCGCGCATGCCGTTCGTTTGAGCCCATTAGATCCGGAAATGTTTCGAATGGAGGCCGCCACTTCGCTCGCGTATTTCTTCGACGGGCGCTTTGATTCCGCCTCGTCTTGGGCGGAAAAGGCGCTGGGAAACCTGCCCAGCCTCCTCGTCGCGGTCGCCCTTCTGGCGTCGAGCCACGCGCTCGCGGGGCGGCTCGTAGAAGCGCGACAGGCCATGCGGCGCCTGCGCGCGCTTGATCCATCCTTGCGCATCGCCAATCTCAAGGACTGGCTTCCGATCCATCGCCCGGAAGATTATGCGCGGTTTGCCGATGGTCTGCGCCTGTCTGGGTTGCCGGAATGA
- a CDS encoding cupin domain-containing protein, whose translation MLTRFLQAFALATISITPVSAADRPEGKVTIVFDHVLPNVPGKSMKGVLVEYGPGGASPGHTHPDSAFIYATVLEGAIRSSVNGAPERVYAAGENFYEDPGARHGVSANASDTKPARLLAVFVVDTGEKELTTPIGE comes from the coding sequence ATGCTGACACGGTTTCTCCAGGCCTTTGCCCTGGCAACGATCTCGATCACCCCGGTTTCAGCCGCCGACCGACCCGAAGGCAAGGTGACAATCGTATTCGACCACGTCCTTCCGAACGTTCCCGGCAAGAGCATGAAGGGCGTGCTCGTCGAATACGGGCCGGGTGGCGCATCGCCCGGCCATACGCATCCGGACTCGGCCTTCATCTACGCAACAGTGCTCGAAGGCGCGATCCGCAGCAGCGTCAACGGCGCACCGGAACGGGTCTACGCGGCCGGCGAGAACTTCTACGAGGATCCCGGCGCTCGTCATGGCGTCAGTGCAAACGCCAGCGACACGAAGCCGGCGCGATTGCTCGCGGTGTTCGTCGTCGACACTGGTGAAAAGGAACTGACCACGCCGATCGGCGAATAA
- the doeB gene encoding N(2)-acetyl-L-2,4-diaminobutanoate deacetylase DoeB gives MTVSELRPSAISPTVDFSMDGVQHGFLRLPYSRDDSAWGSVMIPVTVVKNGEGPTALLTGGNHGDEYEGPIALFDLARTLKAEDVAGRVIILPAMNYPAFVSGTRTSPIDKGNMNRSFPGRPDGTVTEKIADYLQRELLPLADIVLDFHSGGKTLDFLPFCAAHILSDKQQEARSFELVDAFCAPYSMKMLEIDAVGMYDTAAEEMGKIFITTELGGGGTATAKSAGIAKQGVTNVLRRADILKGGDRSAAGRTQWLDMPDGNCFSFAEDAGLIEPLVDMGDSVVAGQVVARIHPIGKTGALPSDVCTKMDGILCARHFPGLVKAGDCVAVVAVAV, from the coding sequence ATGACGGTTTCAGAGCTGCGCCCGTCTGCGATCTCGCCGACCGTCGATTTCTCGATGGACGGCGTCCAGCATGGCTTCCTGCGGCTGCCCTATAGCCGCGATGATTCCGCCTGGGGCTCGGTGATGATCCCCGTCACCGTCGTAAAAAACGGCGAAGGGCCGACGGCCCTTCTGACCGGTGGCAATCACGGCGACGAGTATGAGGGGCCGATCGCCCTGTTCGACCTTGCGCGAACCCTGAAGGCTGAAGACGTGGCCGGCCGGGTCATCATTCTGCCGGCGATGAACTACCCCGCCTTCGTCTCGGGGACGCGCACATCACCGATCGATAAGGGCAACATGAACCGCAGTTTCCCGGGAAGGCCCGACGGCACGGTGACGGAGAAGATCGCCGATTACCTCCAGCGCGAACTGCTGCCGCTCGCCGATATCGTCCTCGATTTTCACTCCGGCGGAAAGACGCTGGATTTCCTGCCGTTCTGCGCGGCGCACATCCTGTCGGACAAGCAGCAGGAGGCACGATCGTTTGAACTCGTGGACGCATTTTGCGCGCCCTACTCGATGAAGATGCTCGAGATCGACGCGGTTGGAATGTACGACACCGCGGCGGAGGAGATGGGCAAGATCTTCATCACGACGGAACTTGGAGGCGGTGGCACGGCAACTGCAAAAAGCGCAGGCATTGCCAAACAGGGTGTCACCAACGTCTTGCGCAGGGCCGACATCCTGAAGGGTGGGGACAGGTCGGCTGCCGGCCGGACGCAATGGCTGGATATGCCGGATGGAAATTGCTTTTCCTTTGCCGAGGACGCCGGCCTGATCGAACCTCTGGTCGACATGGGGGACAGCGTCGTTGCCGGTCAGGTCGTCGCCCGCATCCACCCGATCGGCAAAACCGGCGCCCTGCCTTCCGACGTCTGCACGAAGATGGATGGCATCCTGTGCGCCCGGCATTTCCCAGGCCTCGTCAAGGCAGGAGACTGCGTCGCGGTCGTTGCGGTTGCCGTCTAG
- a CDS encoding HlyD family secretion protein, with product MDPLEDKAATVVGEGAAIRGAAKQGNKKKVVGLLLCLGAVIAVAGGWAWARPSGEASTDNAYVRGDVTALAPKVGGYVTAVEVDDNQTVSAGQVLFRIDDRDYRARLAQAVANVEAAEARLTNVDAETELQHALIRQAAAQKRSAVAEMDLATKAYGRRRELIRSNTISQAHVDESDTARSRAEAGVAAASATVEAQQQRITVFAAQREAAVAAVAQAQAARDLAQIDLESTVVRAPIAGVIGNRQVRIGRLVAPGNALLDIVPVAGVWVVANFKETQLEHIRSGQRVRIRIDGYPNDALEGVVDSFAPGSGSAFSLLPTDNATGNFVRVVQRVPVKIRLAGSPLLGRLVPGLSARVAIDLGSGS from the coding sequence ATGGATCCGCTCGAGGACAAAGCCGCCACCGTCGTGGGCGAGGGCGCAGCGATCCGTGGCGCAGCAAAACAAGGCAACAAGAAAAAGGTCGTCGGCCTGCTTCTGTGTCTCGGCGCAGTGATCGCCGTGGCCGGCGGATGGGCCTGGGCTCGTCCGAGCGGCGAGGCGTCGACCGACAACGCCTATGTGCGCGGCGATGTGACCGCGCTTGCCCCAAAAGTCGGCGGCTACGTCACGGCGGTGGAGGTTGATGACAACCAGACTGTAAGCGCAGGGCAGGTACTGTTCCGGATCGATGATCGGGACTACAGGGCGCGCCTTGCGCAAGCGGTGGCCAACGTGGAAGCTGCCGAAGCTCGCCTCACCAATGTCGACGCGGAGACCGAACTTCAGCACGCCCTCATTCGACAGGCCGCAGCACAGAAACGTTCGGCTGTCGCCGAGATGGATCTGGCGACCAAGGCCTATGGCCGCCGTCGTGAGCTTATCCGCAGCAACACAATCAGCCAGGCTCATGTCGATGAAAGCGATACCGCGCGATCAAGAGCGGAGGCGGGCGTGGCGGCTGCATCCGCCACAGTCGAGGCTCAGCAGCAACGCATAACGGTCTTTGCCGCTCAGCGCGAGGCCGCCGTTGCCGCCGTGGCCCAGGCACAGGCCGCTCGTGATCTCGCCCAGATCGATCTCGAAAGCACCGTGGTTCGCGCGCCTATCGCTGGTGTCATCGGTAACCGCCAAGTCCGTATCGGAAGGCTTGTCGCACCAGGCAACGCCTTGCTCGATATCGTACCGGTCGCCGGTGTGTGGGTGGTGGCGAACTTCAAGGAAACGCAGCTCGAACATATCCGGTCCGGGCAGCGCGTGCGCATTCGCATCGACGGCTATCCGAACGATGCCCTTGAAGGTGTTGTTGACAGTTTTGCGCCTGGCAGCGGTTCTGCCTTCAGCTTGCTCCCCACCGACAATGCAACTGGCAACTTCGTTCGTGTCGTCCAGCGCGTTCCGGTGAAGATCCGGCTTGCCGGCAGTCCGCTGCTTGGTCGTCTAGTTCCTGGCCTTTCCGCGCGAGTCGCGATCGATCTTGGGAGCGGGTCATGA